From one Lysinibacillus sp. G4S2 genomic stretch:
- a CDS encoding acetamidase/formamidase family protein yields MENEDLVQPPQAAETLFVNEFIDGILDPQQKMLGPVKDGGTIIANTTPGCWGPMLTPTIRGGHEVTKPVFVEGAEVGDAIVIKIKSIQVTSLATASGHDEAISDRFIGDPFVSVKCPGCGKLHPSTVVKGIGRQSIRCSTCDTETSPFNMTNGYTMALDHKGNIGVTVGREGARRIALDAKNYMRTPENSVQNPVVALAPSDLIGVMARMRPFLGQLGTTPSKAMPDSHNAGDFGAFLIGAPHEYAFTQTELDTHRTDGHMDISRVREGATIICPVKVPGGGVYIGDMHAMQGDGEIAGHTTDVAGIVQLQVSVLKKVDLDGPILLPNTEDLPYTAKPFTKEEKRRARELAEEFGVKHVEEAFPVSVVGSGTSLNEATTNAISRAARLFEMSEPEVMNRATITGSIEIGRHPGVVTATFQVPKTVLKKARIYKPVKKQYD; encoded by the coding sequence ATGGAAAATGAAGACCTTGTACAGCCGCCGCAAGCCGCAGAAACATTATTCGTTAATGAATTCATAGATGGAATTTTAGATCCACAACAGAAAATGCTTGGACCTGTAAAAGACGGTGGGACAATTATTGCTAATACGACGCCAGGATGCTGGGGCCCAATGCTAACACCGACGATTCGTGGTGGGCATGAAGTGACAAAGCCTGTATTTGTAGAAGGGGCAGAGGTAGGGGATGCCATTGTCATCAAAATTAAATCCATACAGGTGACATCATTAGCAACAGCCTCTGGACACGATGAGGCAATTTCGGATCGATTTATTGGGGATCCATTCGTATCAGTAAAATGTCCAGGCTGTGGTAAGCTTCATCCAAGTACAGTTGTCAAAGGGATAGGTCGGCAGTCTATTCGCTGTTCGACATGTGATACAGAAACATCACCTTTTAACATGACAAATGGTTATACAATGGCATTAGATCATAAAGGTAATATTGGTGTGACTGTTGGACGAGAAGGGGCTCGCCGTATTGCTCTTGATGCGAAAAATTATATGCGCACACCTGAAAATTCTGTGCAAAATCCTGTAGTAGCGTTAGCACCAAGTGATTTGATAGGTGTTATGGCAAGAATGCGTCCGTTTTTAGGGCAGCTTGGAACGACACCTTCAAAAGCGATGCCAGACTCTCATAATGCTGGTGATTTTGGTGCGTTTTTAATCGGAGCACCACATGAATATGCATTTACGCAGACGGAATTAGATACACATCGCACAGATGGGCATATGGATATAAGCCGTGTTCGAGAGGGAGCAACAATTATTTGTCCTGTAAAGGTTCCAGGCGGCGGTGTGTACATTGGTGATATGCACGCAATGCAAGGGGACGGCGAAATTGCAGGACATACAACGGATGTTGCTGGTATTGTTCAACTACAGGTAAGTGTATTGAAAAAAGTAGACTTGGATGGTCCAATTTTATTGCCAAATACAGAAGATTTACCATATACAGCGAAGCCTTTTACAAAGGAAGAAAAACGTCGTGCACGTGAGCTTGCAGAGGAATTCGGTGTTAAGCATGTGGAGGAGGCATTTCCTGTATCAGTTGTTGGCTCTGGAACGTCATTAAATGAAGCAACAACTAATGCTATAAGCCGTGCTGCAAGGCTCTTTGAGATGAGTGAGCCAGAGGTTATGAATCGAGCGACGATTACAGGCTCGATTGAAATTGGTCGTCATCCAGGAGTCGTAACAGCAACCTTCCAAGTACCTAAAACAGTACTGAAAAAAGCACGAATTTATAAGCCAGTAAAAAAACAATACGATTAA